From Impatiens glandulifera chromosome 7, dImpGla2.1, whole genome shotgun sequence:
tctAAATCTGTACTTGCTAGAGACTGATGAGTGCTAATAATgtctaaatcattttaatttcttactttatcaaaagtattattatttttttatgttttaaattattagaacTTGAGATGAACTATAAATCCTCTCCATAAATGGATATCTCTATGAGATCCCTAAATTGTAGGAATTAGTTGTGGTTACCTTATAAGATATCATATTATAGAATATGAATAATTATCTGATTTTATAATGTAAGAATGGAAGCACATAGTCAAACTAAACATAGGCTATTCATGATGATTAGCATTAATTGAATATTAAAGAACTTATTGACTGTTAATTGATTTTGAATGAAGAAAAAATGATAGTTAAGAGCCTGTGTGTCTGTTTGTGAGGTCACTGTGCGAATTGAATGTTACTTTATTAATAACACCTGCAAATCAACTTTACATCAGTATTATATGACTTACTGAACGTTACTTTATTGATAACATTgcagttaatattattatgctCGTGCATCGCAAAAGCTTTGTTTAGAAATTATGTCACGTGTGtaaaatttcaatctttttaaaatGTAGGGTATAAAGATGACATGTAAATTAAGTTTAGTTAATTACATGTCTTATGAATTTGAAGGCTGTTTCAATTTTCCGTGAGGGAAGGGTGGATTTAGTTCAGTCAATTTTAAGGATATATACAATATCTCGTACAAGTTCAGGACCATTACAAGTTACTTGTCAAGTacttttttcaaatatctcatctCACAAACTTTCTGCAATCTAAATTGGGAGGGAGTTTTAGTTACACATGAGGTGGGAGACGGGAGGAAACATATCAATTTGCAATAGGCTTGTAAGAGACAATTCTATTAGTCTATAAACACAGAATAAACAATTTCATTTGGCATAATGAACCGAGTGGTTTGGCAACACATGTTTTCGCCAACACTATTACtgcaaaaataattggaaatacatattttattacattaagaACTTGGGAGGTGGAGATGTTGCATTATcactattttctttatttttgtttttttattaacttcaTGTACTTGCATTAATGACTTTCATTACTGAGTAAGATTGTTCATGGCTATTTAATTTTCTGCTTTATCTCAACATTTTTTTGAGTTAATAATTTGCTGCCTCATTTATGCAAATCATGTAAAATGTATTTTGCTACCTTTTGTTGACCGCAGATGTTCGAACTCAAGCAATGTATCAGCTTCTAGACTCTGGCTTCATTGGATTGATATTTTCTTGTTACAGTGAAGATGCACACAAGGTTTGTAGTTTTGATGATTAATTTGTCGGCAAGCAATTGGCCAGAGGATTTTAGCATTCAGTTCTGGATAACATGTTAGGAATTATTCAGGTTGGAAGAATCCAGGTTATTGCTTTTCAGTCCTTGGATGGCAAGCAAAGTCAAATGTTGAGAGCAGTTCCAGTTTCCTCGGCAAACAAAGAGGTGGTCATCGACCTTGAATCATCCTTGAGTTCTTTAGAAAATGTGTCTACGAGACTTGGCTCTGGAAAGGAAGAAATTCTTGAAGAAGATACTGGTGATTCTAAAGCTGCCAGACTATTTAAGGTGAATTCATATTGCTTAATTTCTTTTTGGCTAAATAAGAATTAGCTGATCTACAAAAGTACATCATCAATTTGAATAAGCACGAGAACCATTAACAAGGTGCGTAGAGCTTTTAATCAATTGACTGAACTATTCTATTTTGCAGGGAAGTTAATGGTTCTTGTTGTTGATTAAGGAAAAGTGTATAGATGCATTGTGAAATACTCTTACCATTTCAGAATCCAATGTTCAAAAGTAGTTTTGAGAATAATCATGTCTTCATCTTCTTAGATGTGATTGTCCATTTGTTAGGCTGtttttgataaaactgaaaattaaatgtttgaattttaattgtTGAATTAGTAAATGAAGAATAAATGGCAAAGAAACCAAATATAAACATGTGAATTTAAGTAACTGATATataagttgatttgatcaattGTGGAACTAATATCGGAAAAGTAGTTAAAAAATGTTACCGtgtaaatactatttttttccattataataatgttttacaTGGTTTAGAGTTGTCTTTGAAAGTTCTTACAACATTACCGTGTGAAGTCATTTACAACTTTTTGAATTATGCCTGattttcttatttgaattattttgctTAATTTAGGCAAATAATTTAGATAACAATTGTCAAatgaacttaatttatttaagctGTATTTAGATGAAGTGATAAGATATGTTATCAAACCCTAACAGAAGATTAACATTGAACCAAATATTTCAGTCGAAACTATTTACTCATGGTCTCCCTTCTAACTCTACTAACCCACctgtttatactaatttttctTACTATTTCTGATATTCTTGATTAAGCACATCTAATTTAGCTCATGAAACTTAGGCTCCCTTATTTAGCCAATTTAATTAACTTTGGAGTTTAGGATGGAGAAAGAAAGAGatgattttgatattattttcataataggTTATACATATTTAATCAAGTTTAGGAGttgttttttcttaattatgatAAATCAGAATCCCTACAATATCACACTAATATATTCTAATTTCCTATAAGTTATCCTAAAATATCTCAACTAATATATTCTAATacatataagttaaaataaaataaaaatagatttccACACTTCTCCTCTAGGCATCATATTCAAACCAAGGAGAGAAGTACTTGATTCAATTAGAAAATGAGGGGCTTTGAGGACAATCACCAAACAGATGTGGTTGATGTGAAGACTCCAGACAGAGAGGCATCTTGGCGTCCGCTAGATTGACATAGTCAATGTTGAAATTTTGTAGAAGTAAGACAATTCAGTTTTTGCCTGTGATGCCAAAACTAAATGAGTGACTTTGAAGACAATCACCATATCATAGATCGATGTTGAGACTCTTGTAGAGAGGTGTCGTGGAGTGTTTGCAAAGAGGCTGTCGCTAGATTAATAATAGTTACAAAGTTGACCAAGACTAAATTGggttgttaatttttatataactgCTCAAAAATAGGCTTGAATCTTTACAAGTTACGAGCTCGGAGTTAAATTGGGCTTAATGATCTGTGGAGAACGGGAATGAGtgagtttttttagttttttttttcttctcttctctatttttttaatagttgaAATGTAGGAATACTAAAATTACTCCAACAAATCTACTTTTTGCAATAATCAACTAGTGAGAAGAAGCGAAGTTCGACATCACCTACACCCTCTAATAGTCTAGCATTACCATCAAGATCCTGTCACACTAGACATTGATGCTGCACAGAACTCACCTACTACATAAAATCGTATGTTTTGGGCCTTAgagtttgtttatatttttagtatttatttcaatagataagaaaaatgggaagattttttttttcagacaATCGTCACTTAAGACTCAAACAAGTCAATTTTTTAGCATTACTCTTTGTCAAAATTAACAGACCAATTCAGTCTAAGTCTACTTTTCAACAATTAAAGATTTGACATCACCCCCTCAGAATATCTATTGTCTTGCCTCTGCAACTCTTCAGTGCCGACTGCCGACTATATCTAACAAACGCCGCTATACAGAAACTCATGAAACGAGAGTCTCGACATTGACATATACTAACATTCTTTTTGAGTAtatcaaatttgagttttctAACTCATTTTATCTTCATATTCAATCAAATTGCTTGTTTCATTTTTCACCTCGGTACTCACCACGcgataaactttttattttatataccaaattCAGTATCTTTTGTTATCATCACTCCTGAAGACCTTTATTTTGGTGAATCCTTGGTATCAGATTAAGCTGTTTAAAACTCCTTTCTTCCGTCTCCACTCCAAAACAAACTTACAAAGTGGCTCCAAATAGAATCTAAGTATCTTGATATTTCCCTTCCAATGAAAAATGATCCAAGAATACCATCTGAATCCTTTTACTTCCACTACTTGGTATTTTAGTgtcaaattaattttctaatcctttaaataataatcatttgGAGTAAGATCTTGATCTTTTAGACCATTAAAATACTTCATTGAATGACTAACTGAATGCATATCATTTTACTACATCATACGAGTTTGTAACAgtttttcattttgttctttTGCTTACCATTCTCTTTCTCCATACAAAGAGTTTATGCCCAATAGCTAATTGGTTGTTATGTAGGGTAGTGGAGGAACATCAGACTTGGGAGGCTTTCTTTTCAGTGCTGATGCGGGCCTAGAAGGGTCAGGAAACTACCAGGCCAATGGCATAGATAGTGCCATTGTTGATTTAGACCCAATGGATATGTCCGATAGCTTGCAAGAAGCATTGCATCGGTCAAATTTGGACATTAGGTAATAAAAGCATGTATTATAGCCCAATTAGAAACATTTTTTTGCCAAATATCTGTTCAGGATGTGGATCCAGATATCATGTCTAAAAAGACAACTTAGTCAAGACacacattaaattttttattgataCTCTTTTTCTTGAAAATGTTACAGAAATACTCAGATTCATGTTATCTTGCAGTGGTGCAGAATTTGTGAGGAAGGAAATCCCTCTCGATGTCATGCCAACTTCATCTCTTGTCAAGTTTGATAGTCCTTTAGATTCGTTTACATATTTGCAGCGTGTCTTATATGAAGAAGAGCAAACAGCATATAACCAGGCTATCTTACAGAATACGAGGTCTGTTAACTTGCATTTTGGATAACTTCTTGTACATGAATGCTGTCTGTCAATCACTTTATACACTTGTGTTTTATTAACTATAATACATACTTTTATGAACTTTATAATAGCttttattttgtcacaatcacgCTTCCATTAGAAATCGTCAAAGTTAAaacccatttggaaacacttgtTTATGTATCTGGATTTGGAAATTAAATTTAGTCAGAATAGATTCACAAATCTATTATACAAAAACAAGtgttttttttggtataaatattattttcttgatcATAATCCATATTTGTGTGAATTTGCTTAGTTTGCTATATAGAtttatttggatcatgatccatgttattttttataattgtgatttttaacaaacataacaaattttgatttttctagATGATCCATATGAACAAACATGCATAGCAGATTGGGAACATCCATCCTAACAAGTTCATTTTGATctttattctttaaatttttgttgtttttacCTTAGGAATGATGGAAAGATGCATCCATTTACATACATTCATCACACATCAACCTACCAGGCTTCACTTTGCAAATTGATGGAATACTGGTGAGACTGATAtttgtcattttctttattttatgatCATCAATTTGTTCATCTCGGGTTTCCTTTTCCTGTTTTAGCTTGGCTCCAGCCATCAGCGCTCTTCAAGACCGTTTGAAAGAAAATGAATTACGGGTTTGGAACTGTCTTGTTAACTAACTGTTAGTATTTTTTAGCCTTTGGAAAAATAACTGAattcttctaattttatttcaaaaaatcagTTGGCTATTCTTGACGAGGAATCCAAGGTTCTGGAGAAGGAAGTCACGATCAGAGGCAAGGATCGTGGTTTAGGTTCTCCTCAGGGAAGTTCTCCGGTTAATCATAGTTCTAGTCCTGGAAGAAGCCGAAGCAGAAAAGGTTACTAGGGAAAACTCGAGACTTTAGAAACCGGTTTTGGCCTTTTTTGTGATTTTGGACTTTTACATTGGCTTCTTTAGCTTGTAAAAATGTCAGTATAGTTTACCTTGTGTCAAAGTTTAAAACTAATGAAACCACTTTGTTTTGAAattgtgaaatatatatatatatatatatatatatatatatatatatatatatatatacttaaattattattattattattagaagttttagtatattttttaaatttagaaatatgTATTTCAAATTTAGAAAACATTCAAGCCAAAATGATTTAGTGAATGGAACTCTTAGCAATAAGATACtagaaataattgttatttttttaaaattatttaatttaatataatatatatatatatatatatatatatatatatatatatatttgtatttactATAGTCTTGTctcaaatttttaaattaagaaatacaaataaaacattatcatcttgtttaagtttattttgaaaaagtttttACATGGAAGTGGATGATATTTACATTATCTAtctgaaaaaagaaaattaattaggatATGATTGAAAGTGGATAATTGTAATTATAAGTTCAATGTAGAAAgtattatgataataattttaacaaatatatataaacatgttacattaaatttatttatttattatcttattttcttttttatatcaacaaatatatataaacatgttacattaaatttattttcttactaAAGTTTActgttaatttttgtatttaaaacatattaaattattataatttatataatttattaataatattaaaataaaatataatttatctaaaaatatattaatcaaaatataaatagttattaaatataataattaaaaatactaattaataatgACATAagaatttgtaataaaaaataaaattaaaagaatagtttaaaaaaaaaatgcttaGAACGTTAAGAGATTACCGTAACGTTTATTCCACAACGTTACTATTATGATATATTAGATGTCACTTAAAAAAATCGGTGTAGTCGGTCGGTGAGGGGTAGTGTCGCTCGCGTATCACCCTGATGAATCTTAATTAATGAGCTCGTTAATactgtttttatttttggttatgTTTTTTCATTAGTTAgcattttaacttgtttttaatgctattttataaatgattaaacCTAGTGTTGGGTAATATTTTAATCACTATTTTTATTGTTAGACTTAAATAACTCTTATAGTAActttctttcaaaaataaaattagtttataaaatgttaaaaaataaaatcagaacTTATTATATCATCGCCTCTTCTATTCATTGAACAAAATtacaattctttattttaaacacaaaacaataaacatatactatttttttttataactaaacaTCAATAATCTATACCATTTATATTACTTATATCTTCtcacattttataaaatatataacttgtATCTATaacaaattcatatatatacaaaaacaCGAAAATTTGTGGACTTCAATCAATTATTCAAAGCAACCCATTTTCAGcccaatatatttattgtatttaaaattcaatttgatCTTTGATCAATAAAATTAAGCAGACATATCTGTTTACATTTCAATTT
This genomic window contains:
- the LOC124910638 gene encoding uncharacterized protein LOC124910638 isoform X1 — protein: MSLSCVKMSEEVWLTCLTHALSTESEEIMGLLLGDIQHSKGGKVTALIWAALPQPRSDRQKDRVETNPEQLTAASVEAERMTFATGRMTRVIGWYHSHPHITVLPSHVDVRTQAMYQLLDSGFIGLIFSCYSEDAHKVGRIQVIAFQSLDGKQSQMLRAVPVSSANKEVVIDLESSLSSLENVSTRLGSGKEEILEEDTGDSKAARLFKGSGGTSDLGGFLFSADAGLEGSGNYQANGIDSAIVDLDPMDMSDSLQEALHRSNLDISGAEFVRKEIPLDVMPTSSLVKFDSPLDSFTYLQRVLYEEEQTAYNQAILQNTRNDGKMHPFTYIHHTSTYQASLCKLMEYCLAPAISALQDRLKENELRLAILDEESKVLEKEVTIRGKDRGLGSPQGSSPVNHSSSPGRSRSRKGY
- the LOC124910638 gene encoding uncharacterized protein LOC124910638 isoform X2 — its product is MTFATGRMTRVIGWYHSHPHITVLPSHVDVRTQAMYQLLDSGFIGLIFSCYSEDAHKVGRIQVIAFQSLDGKQSQMLRAVPVSSANKEVVIDLESSLSSLENVSTRLGSGKEEILEEDTGDSKAARLFKGSGGTSDLGGFLFSADAGLEGSGNYQANGIDSAIVDLDPMDMSDSLQEALHRSNLDISGAEFVRKEIPLDVMPTSSLVKFDSPLDSFTYLQRVLYEEEQTAYNQAILQNTRNDGKMHPFTYIHHTSTYQASLCKLMEYCLAPAISALQDRLKENELRLAILDEESKVLEKEVTIRGKDRGLGSPQGSSPVNHSSSPGRSRSRKGY